One region of Ahniella affigens genomic DNA includes:
- a CDS encoding ECF-type sigma factor: MLTWGYDALPVRIAPAWRLWHVESMNDITQWLHAARSGDSDAKDRLFAQLYAELKQLAAMQVARGQSGGLGDTSLVHETYLRLSRNGQWTVEDHQHFCSLAARVMRQIAIDDAREAQAGKRGGGFHRTTFSAADALAGPADASDDVLAVNAALEALEHAAPELATLVELRFFAGLSLEAASDTLGQSLSTTKRDWRKARAFLLSRLAPEGST; the protein is encoded by the coding sequence ATGCTGACCTGGGGATACGACGCGCTCCCAGTCCGGATTGCCCCAGCCTGGCGGCTGTGGCATGTTGAATCCATGAACGACATCACGCAGTGGTTGCATGCTGCCCGATCTGGCGATTCGGATGCCAAAGACCGGCTGTTCGCACAGCTTTATGCCGAATTGAAGCAACTTGCGGCGATGCAGGTGGCGCGTGGCCAGAGTGGGGGGCTAGGCGACACCTCGCTGGTGCATGAAACCTATCTTCGGCTGTCTCGAAACGGCCAATGGACGGTCGAGGACCACCAGCACTTCTGCTCGCTTGCGGCGCGGGTCATGCGGCAGATCGCAATTGATGATGCCCGCGAGGCGCAAGCGGGCAAGCGTGGTGGCGGTTTCCATCGGACCACATTCTCGGCCGCCGACGCGCTTGCTGGACCCGCGGATGCGTCAGATGATGTGTTGGCCGTCAATGCGGCCCTGGAGGCGCTCGAACATGCAGCTCCGGAATTGGCAACACTGGTCGAACTGCGCTTCTTTGCTGGCTTGAGTCTTGAAGCGGCCAGCGACACGCTGGGGCAGAGCCTCAGCACCACAAAACGCGATTGGCGGAAAGCCCGTGCGTTCCTGTTGAGCCGCTTGGCCCCGGAGGGCTCGACATGA